TGCTTCTTTAAGTTCCTGTGTAGCATTAAGTCTTAAATCAATTTCTGCCGCTGAATACTTCATATAATCTATAAAAACTGAATCTTTGGAATTTTCAGCGTGTTGAAGTCCTTCTTCAGCCAAACTTTTTGCAGATTTAAATTCAGATAATGCTTTATCGCAGTTAGTAGCCGCGCTATCAAGAGAAAAATTATTAATATCCTCAGCGGCTTTATTATAAAAATTATCTCCATTTTTAAGATTATTATTTATTTTAGAAGAAATATCGTTGATTTTCCCTATATCAGACTGAATGCACCCAGATAATGCTACAATAAACATTATTAACAGCAATATAATAAATTTACTTTTCATAATCTCACTTAAATACTAATTTATAGTTACCATATATCTTTGATTCATTATAATATTGTCTTCTAAACATAGTTTAGATGATTAAAGCTGATCTGTAAGTTTTTTATCCAATGTTAACTTGAATAATTTAAATTCCTCATTATATCCTCACTACAATAAACATATAACTTTAACACTTTAAATTTTACTATTATACCAAAAATTTATAGATTGTAAATTATTATAGAAATTAAAATAGTTAAATTAGCCAGCCTATTTATCAATTAAAAATTAAAAAATGAGAATTGGATCTCAATTCTGTTATCTGGATCTCCAGAGACCGTGGATACTGCAGTATTCTCTGGCATGTATTTCGTCAATGTTTTCAATTTCAATATTAAATTCTGCTTCCGGCTTTTCACCGGGTTTTAATACTTTTCTATAAACTTCATCATTTGCAATTACTTCGATCCATTCAATACAGTGGTTTTCATCCATCGGATGGGGTAATTCCCCTACTTTGACTTTAATACCCTTTTCTGTTTTTTCAATTACTGGAATATGTTTTTCAGGCCCTAAATCACCTGTTTTTTCTTCAAGCAGTTGCATTGGT
The Methanobacterium sp. genome window above contains:
- a CDS encoding desulfoferrodoxin encodes the protein MTEEKQVYRCNICGNMIEVLHIGTGKLVCCGQPMQLLEEKTGDLGPEKHIPVIEKTEKGIKVKVGELPHPMDENHCIEWIEVIANDEVYRKVLKPGEKPEAEFNIEIENIDEIHAREYCSIHGLWRSR